From the Vanessa cardui chromosome 8, ilVanCard2.1, whole genome shotgun sequence genome, the window ttaaatatgaagtgATAAAGTGAATAACgtgcttttttaaattgtaattaaataattttatgagtaACTCCTTTAatgctatgtatattataaaatgtaattattacctTACTTTAACTCACATCGTGTAATCTGGACGATATCTAGAATTCAAGAGAGTCTTATCAGCGATATtatccaataaataattatagtttagctattttcttagaaaatatttacattataaattgcCCGCAGttcaatattgttaaattaaaaataatgtaagacTTTTATAACCAATCAGTATAGAATATTAAAGCCTACTTCgtaaaataacacaatattgtaaacatgtaatttaaaataatttatttaataaagatctcTCAAGACTAAAAACAGTAAAAACGTACAACttctatcatttttttatttgtcactgACTATTGTACCTGAaatagcattaaaaatatataaaattatttcttcacAAAAAATACTAGAATATTTATGATTTCTCTAAGTATTAAATACAATGCATATTAATTTTTCAGGTCACTACAGCTGTAATTTGGAAATTTGTACAAGTTGAGATATCATATTATCTCTCTAATGAACACGTTTGTTTTTGCTTAATGTGAGGTCTAGACTATTTTCTTCGTACAATCGGATGTTATCAAAGaataatatttgtcaaataCTTCAGGAGAACGATACTGTTATAAGTTGTACTGTTTTAATTGTAGTATAATAGTAGTCATGGAATCAAATATACAGACTACAGGTTAGTCCTACTTTTAGAATAATATGTTTTGTCTTGTAACCTCCTTTGTCAAATTTGTCGTTAACATTAACTCATTGTAAATActcaattttatgtttataggtGTTCGTGTGTATACGTTTAtaggtaaataataatcaatttgtttattataaaactgaaaaattataaaatactcacTAAATAACACTAATTATTATCACCTCAATATAAGTCAACAATTGTACAATATTAACACCACATTGCTTGTTACTATtgctaactattttttttatataagaccaTTAAACACATGTATgtaaaaaggaaaatataaaacatcaaaGCATACAAATGGCTAAATCTTGTTTAATGacctaaattcaattaaatcatgTAAGtagtaattgtaataaaaaatggtatagatgttgttttaaattgttactctAAAGCCAGTGCTCAAAATAATCGCTAATCATGCTAATTAATACGACGAAACCTTTGCTAATACTTAAGGCAATACGCTAGTTTCTTATAAATACAGAATCCTATACATAAACAAAGTTTTAAGGACATAATTTATCCAGTACCCAAAATAATTCAAGCGtacttaaattgaattaaaccttagattttaagttataaattttatttcacagaCGAAAATAACCATGATAAGGAAGGTCAGACAtcgtaagtattttttaatttttactgtactTACTAAAAAGACgttctttatatatttgtatatttattttttaaaaatgtatttttttaagatggTGGTACCAATTTTGTTTACGATGCCACCAAGCCGACCCCACTCCATCGTGGCAACCTTCATGGTGGGCAAAAATGTTTCCCTTTCCTATATTTCCTACTTTTAGACAGTCTGCCCAGCAactgtgtataattttattctgtGAGTATTtagattatgtaataaaaaatataatttaagttcaTTTTGTCGAATCACTATTATTGAGGTTTGTTGATTCTTAGGACATAGGTTCTTTATTTGCGgagtaataagtaaataaaatcttataatagaCAGATTTacgatttcttttaataatacagTATTCAAAGTACCCACtttccatatttaattttttggagGGCAAGAGAAAttcaataataacatattttaagttCGTTTAAGTAGTCAAGATCgcagagaaaaatattttgataattaatccATTTCACGTACCTGTTTCAACGCTTTACCCATTACGCGATGAGAATCGGTCGTAATTTTGTCAAAGTATATCgaaaataacaataagtaaCAACCTCTCGCAAGTCATTGGCGAGAATTTACTACCCTACTGCTACCCACTACCGGTACAACCGCACGTGTCCCAGTTCCAAATGATCATTGTCACCCGATACATAATCTTTCGGACCCCTGTTCATTCAATGCAAGACTGAACCCCTCAGAGCACAACTCcgaataaaaatagtataatatagtattaaaatattataagatatttctaaaaataaattgaatatttatataatttatatattatatttaaatatttataaatttaatataatatttatatatatttataaatttatataatatttctcataataagggttgcctggaagagaccgcttcttagcgataaggccgcctgttgcacctcatgcaacttttgtgtaacaaaaacgttatttttatttttaagattggttgcaataaagaataaataaataatgttttttagtcTTCCTCGTCTGGGGTATTTTGTACGCCGAAATAGGTGAAGCAGTGAGCTTGAATGGGGAACTATTAAGCATGACAATTTTAGTAATAGCCGCGTACTTAATTGGTTGGATCTGGTTAAAAATCACAACATTACCTGCGCTCATTGGAATGCTACTGACGGGTATAATGTTTCAAAACTTACACTTAGTACATATGACTGATGAATATCGAAAACTAAACCAAGATCTGAGGTAAAGTTCTCGTAGTTATCCTGAAGATCTTTATGTGCCTAAGCGTTACCTCATACATGTTTATGTTTGTAGAAAAATTGCATTAGTAATCATATTGACAAGAGCTGGTCTTGGTCTCGACGCTGGTGTACTTAAAAAACACTATATAGCTGTTTTACAAATAGGACTCATACCCTGGCTGGTCGAATGTGTAGCCATTAGTGTTACTACACATTTTCTACTAGGCTTACCATGGATTTGGGGTAAGTTAATcgttacaaacaaaaaattctATTTACTGACCAGCCATTTTAAGAAGAAACCAATATAAAATGTGGTTACTTGCAGCATTTTTATTAGGTTCCATGATTGCTTCCGTTTCTCCAGCCGTGGTAGTACCATGTCTGTTTAGACTGAGAGACGCTGGCTTTGGTGTTTCTAAAGGTATACCTACATTATTGTTGGCTGCAGCTGCGATAGACGATTCCATCAGTGTTGCTGTATTTGCAATCATACTTAATGCGATGTTTTCAACGGGCTCAATGacttttaacattataaaggttcttattttttgtatcaactattatttttaaaagatttcataaataaaatttaaaattttgtatttcaggGTCCTTTATCAATAATAGTTGGCGTGGTACTTGGATCACTTTGGGGTGCTTTTGCATCTATTATTCCAGAAAGAGGAGATGTATACGTAGTCCCTTTAAGATTCTTAGCTCTATTTTTGGGTGGCCTATTTTCACTATTTATATCAAGTTTAATTGGCTGGAGTGGTGCAGGtatgatgtttttaaaaagtaaattatatctttatgcCGATATCCTAATGATTGTTTGATATCTTAGGTCCTTTAGCAATAGTATCATCAGGTTTTATAGCTGCGTATTACTGGGATAAACAAGGTTGGCCCGTAAATAAAAACCCGGTCAGCAATCTGTTTCGAATATTGTGGATATTCTTTGAACCAATACTTTTTGCCTTTACCGGAGCTCAAATCAcagtatgtaaaattttattttagaaaggtATATAACATTTATCATACCAAAAGTATATTCtaaagtgttattttttaaggTCAGTGCCCTAGATCCTCAAGTTATAGCAATGGGTGCTGTTTGTCTAGTATCATGTCTATTATTACGTGTTATCGCCACATTTTTGATAAGCTTCGGATGTGGCCTAAACAATAAAGAGAAACTTTTCATTGGTCTTACTTGGTTAGCAAAGGCTACAGTTCAGGTTTGTAAAACacatctattttttatattattatcgattgattaaatttggttaGAAATATCAAAAGCATTTGATgtgatgatatttttaaagctttataaaaatattttgctcgATAGGCAGCACTGGGTCCAGCAGCACTAGATTTAGTTCATAACGGTCAAACAGCTGGTAATTCGTCTGTGGATGAAGAGAGGTATGCGAAGGCAATCTTGGCTGTAAGCGTTCTTAGTGTGGTCATATCTGCTCCTATCGGTGCAATACTTATCGCTCTAGCTGGACCTCGTTTGCTGAGTCGTGATTGTAAGTATTCTATAAATCAATACTTCTCTAATATTTCCATATCCTAGTGTTTGGATAGCAATACAATGTAGTTAACAAACCACTACTTACTTTGATGTatgattaatgatatattttggaaattaatccatttaagtaatatgtatgtatagcgatatattgatgattttgatttttttttatttcagcccAGGTTCAAGATATTTCAATTGAGAACGAAAATAAAACGATTAGAAATACATCCTTAtgacgaaatataaaaaataatatttctacttACTATAATTTACTTAACAATGTACTTAGATTTCTATAAaagttctatgaaatttattactttaaaataaactgtaagGCTTTGTTTCAAGAAATACTATTTACACATAGGTATATTTATgcacattaaaatatgtaagtattttGTGTACAATGCATTTTTTATTGAGAACCGTAACTGTTACTGGATATAGAAGTTTTTCCAAACAATATTACGTAAAAAATGGGTAGGTTAGTGTTGACTGAGAAGTAACGTACGTTACAATACAAACATGGAATGTGAATATGGGAACAAGTCTTGATTGCTCACTGATTATACGATGAAAATCTTAACTGACTTTGAAATCCGGACAAAcactactattttttataaaggaaaTTTGCTTGTGGCGATAGTAAATCTTCCATGTGTATCCATTATACCCTAATGGAGTGTGATGCAATACCAAGCCTTCTTCTCAATAAGCTGAGGTACCGGCTGTTATTTTTCTTTCCTTCAAACATGAACACgaaaaaagttgtaaaaaacaTCAACATTTAGTAGGCCTAACTACCTAAATATAAACTGTGTAAATCGAGTAGATAAAGTAACCTAGTAATCTCTatactctataaatattaaaatgtaaaatactaaatatgtattattatttattttaccacggataataaatttttgttactGCTCTCTATTTGCAGAAACGCTCCTCACAGTAGGtacaattaacaaattatatcgCGACAGATCAGGCAGTGAATGACCGATATACTTTTGGTATGTAGGTATTAAAATAGGAAATGTtaagtagaatatttaattttcatcagTCTTCAATATTGAAGAAGTAAATTTACTactcattaaattttaaacaggGCAGAGGCCATACGTGACAAAATAAGTGAGAGTAGTGTGTAAGTATTACACCTTGAGAAGTTTTTCTATACGGCTTAATTAAGCAATCCTTTGGAATTGTGATATTAGACAGATAATTTTAACTTGCACTAAATGGTGTTACCCGTCACATACTTCGGTATCACTTTATTGAAATTAAGTTAAAACCGGAGTGTACGTTTACCCAAGTTTGAGTTATGGTAGACTACCAATAGGTAGTCTGCATCCGCTTTATACGCAGTGGCAGCTGTGTGTCGATAgagaagtatttataatataaattttcaaatcatCCAAAAGAAATGTtctcaaaaaagtttttacactACTACATATTAGCGAGTTCCTTCAAACGTTCCCTTTAGCCCCAGTAGatcataaattttgtaaacaaaaattttcctTATCTCTTCCAGTAGTGTGTTTGTTCCAAGATTATATCAAAGCGTATATGGATGATATGTAGTAGAAAAGATGCCAAATGTTGGCTACATTGAATGATGATGGTATAATCTTGGCTTTTATTATTAGGTAGGTATGTCAAAACAACAACatgacaaatataattaataccttttaaacaaaaacatatattattatatttataaaagcataaataatataatataattcatattaaaaatatatattttttagatttatacTAAATTGAATGTTCATCACaatctttattcaaatgtatCTGGTCGTGTATCCGATTTTCGATAAATCATGTTGACAGTCTTAGATTGTAGTAGGTtgtatgtcaaaatatttttgttttgttcgtcgtatttttacttttttcaaagcttaatatgtaaaaaatttaataatttcatgatttttatttattgactataCAAGGTAAATGTAGTTGTGTAGTTTAGATGTCATGTTTTGGAGGCATATTCTCCATAGCTATTGGTGGTAGTCATGTCAGAGTGTGCGCTGGTAGCCAGTGTAAGCGATCACGATGCCAGTATGGATGTGGGTAACGACAAATCCCTATTCGAGCCCACTATTGATATGATGGTAAATGATTTTGATGACGAGAGAACATTAGACGAAGAAGAAGCTTTGGCGGCAGGTGAGCATCAAGACCCGAAGGCTGAATTAAATAGTCTACAGCGGGAAGGTGATATGCCTTTAGAGGAATTACTTGCTTTATACGGTTACAATAGAAATATGGATAAACCTATTCCAGAGCAACCACCAGAGGTGGTGCCAGAGGAGAATGAAAAGACAGAATCGGCTCTGCAGCAGTTATACAGTGACAACACTAGTCCTGAGGCCACACGGTGCCTTCGGTCAGGTTCAAGACCACCATCTGAAGAAGAAGATGACTATGATTATAGTCCTGATGAAGATGATTGGAAGAAAACAATAATGGTAGGTAGTGATTATCAAGCAGCTATACCAGAAGGATTATGTAGCTATGATGATGCTTTACCATATGAAAATGAGGATAAGTTACTGTGGAATCCCAGTGTTCTTGATGAAAAAGTGATTGAAgactatatgaaaaaaaattgtgctaTGAATTCAGGAACTGGCATTGATGCTGTACCCAAAGGTAAGCAATTGCGGGATGATGAAGAAGCTTTATTTCTTCTACAGCAATGCGGTCATAATGTAGAAGAAGCATTAAGAAGGCGAAGGATTTCAGCACAGACACCTGCTCATGCAAGTGTGTGGTCAGAGGAAGAGTGTAGAAATTTCGAAAATGGTATCAAAGTTCATGGTAAAGATTTCCATTTAATCCGCCAACAAAAGGTCAGAACAAGATCGGTTGGAGAACTcgtacagttttattatatttggaaaAAGACAGAAAGGCATGATATATTTGCAAATAAGACACGATTAGAAAAGAAAAAGTATACTTTGCATCCTGGTCATACTGATTACATGGATAGGTTTTTGGAAGAACAGGAAGCATCAGGCACGAGTGTTGTTCGGCCTGTTTCACCTACACCTATGATGATGTATGTGCCTTCACCAGCTGCTCAGCCTGATCCTTTAGCCCTAGGGGAAAAGGAGGTGTTTTCTCAACTGAACCCTCATACAACACCCCCGAGGACCTTGTCCACTGAGGAACCAGAACCTGATACAGTTTCCTAATACATGTACATTTGGCTATGCCATTTTTCGTGTAGAATGCACTGTTTATGACATAATTGTTGTTAAAAACTTAGCTATTCCTGTattcataattgttttaatgttgatgaggtttttttaacaTGACACCctaatttttttatgcaaatatGGACAGATCAGTGTAAATAAGTAatcttggattttttttatatgggaATAGTGTTGCTCAGAAATTGAAGTGTTGTAACTGTtgcaacatttataaaatgttgcTATAGTTTTATGGTAAAGTTATTTCTGTGATGTTTAAATGTCGTTCAGAATAAACATACAATGCTAGCTGTTTGATAAAATGCTTCACCTTATAGCAAGTATAATTAGACTACTTGGGTTCTGTTTTCAATGTAACTTGAGATTTTACATTgaaaaagtacttttttattgtttttgaattAGTAATATAATGCTATTCATAAGTACTTAGATGTACAAATGTGTGTAACGGAagcaaatagtttaattatatcaataggagtgatttttaaaataataaacagtgtAAATATTATCCTACATGTCCAGTGCATGTATCActacaattacaatatttttcagtatttttatattttaactcaataattattttttaatttttaattaaaatgtatgttttatttaattcaatgcgAATTGTAAGTGtttttgtaagttatttttcttttaatttaaatttagaattcctGAGTCTATAtctaatgatttttaattttatttaaaataatcattattatgttctaatattttttgataaataattcttaaattatcaaTGAATAATTGAATAGTGTAAGTTtcgcttttatattataaatatgaaaataattgttttattacatttttattgaatatatattacataaatatattagttatacAGTGCCTATTGCTAaagctatattttaatatgcataatagaataaatatactattaaaaagcatatcaaaataaaatactgaaattGAACTAATTCAATTGCAATAATTTTTCaacataaatatgaatgaatgCAAATtatgatttacattaaaaacatattttttaacaaaaatacatagTTTTATCCAATTACTATGCATATAATTACAtacttaattacatattatatatgataaagtCCATTTCATTAGTAATTATCtatgaaaaatatgtatatacaagaTGTATACACTTTTCAGTTCACAGTTCAGTGAAATGTTGAGGTTTTTTTTACCATAAAATCAACTACTATTCAGTATAATGCATATacatattagtttaattaacaATTGCATTAATATCTgaagtattttgatttataaatggACTATATTTAACTTCTTAGAGTTGTCATTTGTTAATTGCCCtaaatgtttcaataataaatgtaataagtgTTCTTCCCAAACACTAtcacattatatgtataaaaataattgttaaacctAATATAATGTGAAATTCCAGGATTGATATAAAATGCTACTGTATTTTAACGACGGCGCTTAATacttacatttacaataaaatatgtttgttttgttaCTGTTTATGGACATGGaaactatgaaataataaaataaattgttagttCATCATGATACGTTCTTAACAGGTGATATCTATGAGTTTTAATTGAATGCAATCAAAAGATAGTTTTGggttaaaatgcattttaagaCTGTTCGAAGGGTTATGATAAATACCCATATAAGTACAAACTgcagtttgttttatatttgcacgtataataataagttttttacgTCTAATACGTAGATAAtggtgtaaaatattaatttaagaataaacaGTGCAAAccttaataatgtattttattttaaatagatgttatcataagtatattatgtaaataaaactatgatTAAGTTTAGATAAGTTTGcctagttttttattaaaatctaaacaaattagtgattagttttataaattaatataatatgttgtttataaaatgtaattatatcctTTTCATAATAACTATATACTGAATTACAAATGACTATAAATGACTAATTGAAAATCcttaaatgaaattatgaaaaCATGATGTATCTTACTAACAGAGTTGCCAGAtaccatataattatattaaaagaagtTTAGTAACTAGTAATTACACTATTAGTACACTAGTAATTAGTAATTACACTAATACTTCAAAAACGAAAAATAGGTCAAAAGCGGAagattctttatttattgtattcggTACTAAACTGACATAATTATTTAcgtgctatttaaataaaataatattgtaatgtgCAGTAGTTCGACGTTATATGAtaagaaaagttaattaaaCAAGAATGATTGATTTTCTGTAAgtgtgaattataaataatagttcttAATAGATTCTAACCATATTTTTGAACA encodes:
- the LOC124531679 gene encoding sodium/hydrogen exchanger 9B2-like isoform X1, translating into MESNIQTTGVRVYTFIDENNHDKEGQTSWWYQFCLRCHQADPTPSWQPSWWAKMFPFPIFPTFRQSAQQLCIILFFFLVWGILYAEIGEAVSLNGELLSMTILVIAAYLIGWIWLKITTLPALIGMLLTGIMFQNLHLVHMTDEYRKLNQDLRKIALVIILTRAGLGLDAGVLKKHYIAVLQIGLIPWLVECVAISVTTHFLLGLPWIWAFLLGSMIASVSPAVVVPCLFRLRDAGFGVSKGIPTLLLAAAAIDDSISVAVFAIILNAMFSTGSMTFNIIKGPLSIIVGVVLGSLWGAFASIIPERGDVYVVPLRFLALFLGGLFSLFISSLIGWSGAGPLAIVSSGFIAAYYWDKQGWPVNKNPVSNLFRILWIFFEPILFAFTGAQITVSALDPQVIAMGAVCLVSCLLLRVIATFLISFGCGLNNKEKLFIGLTWLAKATVQAALGPAALDLVHNGQTAGNSSVDEERYAKAILAVSVLSVVISAPIGAILIALAGPRLLSRDSQVQDISIENENKTIRNTSL
- the LOC124531679 gene encoding sodium/hydrogen exchanger 9B2-like isoform X2, whose translation is MESNIQTTDENNHDKEGQTSWWYQFCLRCHQADPTPSWQPSWWAKMFPFPIFPTFRQSAQQLCIILFFFLVWGILYAEIGEAVSLNGELLSMTILVIAAYLIGWIWLKITTLPALIGMLLTGIMFQNLHLVHMTDEYRKLNQDLRKIALVIILTRAGLGLDAGVLKKHYIAVLQIGLIPWLVECVAISVTTHFLLGLPWIWAFLLGSMIASVSPAVVVPCLFRLRDAGFGVSKGIPTLLLAAAAIDDSISVAVFAIILNAMFSTGSMTFNIIKGPLSIIVGVVLGSLWGAFASIIPERGDVYVVPLRFLALFLGGLFSLFISSLIGWSGAGPLAIVSSGFIAAYYWDKQGWPVNKNPVSNLFRILWIFFEPILFAFTGAQITVSALDPQVIAMGAVCLVSCLLLRVIATFLISFGCGLNNKEKLFIGLTWLAKATVQAALGPAALDLVHNGQTAGNSSVDEERYAKAILAVSVLSVVISAPIGAILIALAGPRLLSRDSQVQDISIENENKTIRNTSL
- the LOC124531680 gene encoding mesoderm induction early response protein 1 isoform X2, producing MSECALVASVSDHDASMDVGNDKSLFEPTIDMMVNDFDDERTLDEEEALAAEQPPEVVPEENEKTESALQQLYSDNTSPEATRCLRSGSRPPSEEEDDYDYSPDEDDWKKTIMVGSDYQAAIPEGLCSYDDALPYENEDKLLWNPSVLDEKVIEDYMKKNCAMNSGTGIDAVPKGKQLRDDEEALFLLQQCGHNVEEALRRRRISAQTPAHASVWSEEECRNFENGIKVHGKDFHLIRQQKVRTRSVGELVQFYYIWKKTERHDIFANKTRLEKKKYTLHPGHTDYMDRFLEEQEASGTSVVRPVSPTPMMMYVPSPAAQPDPLALGEKEVFSQLNPHTTPPRTLSTEEPEPDTVS
- the LOC124531680 gene encoding mesoderm induction early response protein 1 isoform X1, whose translation is MSECALVASVSDHDASMDVGNDKSLFEPTIDMMVNDFDDERTLDEEEALAAGEHQDPKAELNSLQREGDMPLEELLALYGYNRNMDKPIPEQPPEVVPEENEKTESALQQLYSDNTSPEATRCLRSGSRPPSEEEDDYDYSPDEDDWKKTIMVGSDYQAAIPEGLCSYDDALPYENEDKLLWNPSVLDEKVIEDYMKKNCAMNSGTGIDAVPKGKQLRDDEEALFLLQQCGHNVEEALRRRRISAQTPAHASVWSEEECRNFENGIKVHGKDFHLIRQQKVRTRSVGELVQFYYIWKKTERHDIFANKTRLEKKKYTLHPGHTDYMDRFLEEQEASGTSVVRPVSPTPMMMYVPSPAAQPDPLALGEKEVFSQLNPHTTPPRTLSTEEPEPDTVS